One part of the Truepera radiovictrix DSM 17093 genome encodes these proteins:
- a CDS encoding thermonuclease family protein, which translates to MPGSPQRGRRTPQGRRTSQGRRTVSPLLALLVLVAVGAATLFGERVPVLGDLAAYLSELVGAGPQVEGLMGPAEVVRVSDGDTVRISLDGQEENVRLIGVDTPEKHRGAKLTRDAESSPLSADEIQALGEQASAFTERLLAGGEVYVQPGTRERDRYGRLLAYLYVRDPEGAWEVGGERFTQVNLELVRAGWADPLTIPPNVEFADEYVAAAREARAAGRGMWAQGWVALAE; encoded by the coding sequence GTGCCCGGTAGCCCCCAGCGCGGCCGACGCACCCCGCAAGGCCGCCGCACCTCACAGGGCCGCCGCACCGTCAGCCCGCTGCTGGCCCTTTTGGTGCTCGTCGCAGTCGGTGCGGCGACGCTTTTCGGCGAGCGGGTGCCGGTTTTGGGCGACCTCGCAGCCTACTTGAGTGAGCTTGTCGGCGCGGGGCCGCAGGTCGAGGGGCTCATGGGGCCCGCCGAGGTCGTCCGCGTCTCCGACGGCGACACGGTGCGCATCTCCCTCGACGGTCAGGAGGAGAACGTGCGGCTTATCGGGGTCGACACCCCCGAAAAGCACCGCGGCGCCAAGCTGACGCGCGACGCCGAGAGCTCGCCGCTGAGCGCGGACGAGATTCAGGCGCTCGGGGAGCAGGCGAGCGCCTTTACCGAGCGTCTGCTCGCCGGCGGTGAGGTCTACGTCCAACCCGGGACGCGCGAGCGCGACCGCTACGGGCGGCTGTTGGCCTACCTCTACGTGCGCGACCCGGAAGGTGCGTGGGAGGTTGGCGGCGAGCGCTTTACCCAGGTCAACTTGGAGCTCGTCCGCGCGGGTTGGGCCGACCCCCTGACGATCCCGCCGAACGTCGAGTTCGCCGACGAGTACGTGGCCGCCGCGCGGGAGGCGCGCGCGGCGGGTCGGGGGATGTGGGCGCAGGGGTGGGTGGCGCTCGCCGAGTAG
- a CDS encoding GNAT family N-acetyltransferase, with protein MSDAVRPLRERELEQLLAIRQIAFLDRATVDDPETRARHLARLPYTWGHFVGEALASAAVMYPFEAFVAGARVPVGGLAAVLSAPEHRRRGGVRKLLARLLAELQRAGVGWCLEYPFDSRFYARYGFASVPSGAALKVPSERLYRGAAPAGARRVGAEAAPQLAEIYAAWAASYTFALVRGGRAEAARASWPRLLEAPRFSYLLEDAYCVLELTEAEGEQTLTVHDYAYRSPAGYDALWRFIGSFHGQVRWVRVQLADDDPLLLELQPYGTGALPPLQARLVDVPRALAAFSSPHSTRFVLRVEDAFCPWNARTFGVELGPEVALTPTAALPDLTLDVATLAQLVSGALSASAAARTGAVRGDLRAARALAALAGEHRPFMPVADFF; from the coding sequence GTGAGCGACGCCGTCCGCCCGCTGCGCGAAAGGGAGCTCGAACAGCTCCTCGCCATCCGGCAGATCGCCTTTCTCGACCGCGCGACGGTCGACGACCCTGAGACCCGCGCGCGGCACCTCGCGCGCCTCCCCTACACCTGGGGCCACTTCGTCGGCGAAGCGCTCGCGAGCGCCGCCGTGATGTACCCGTTCGAGGCGTTCGTGGCGGGCGCGCGCGTCCCGGTCGGCGGGCTCGCAGCCGTTCTCAGCGCTCCCGAACACCGCCGCCGCGGCGGGGTCCGGAAGCTCCTCGCGCGGCTTCTCGCGGAGCTGCAGCGCGCCGGCGTGGGGTGGTGCCTCGAGTACCCCTTCGACAGCCGCTTCTACGCCCGCTACGGCTTCGCGAGCGTGCCGAGTGGCGCCGCGCTCAAGGTCCCCAGCGAGCGGCTCTACCGCGGGGCCGCCCCCGCGGGGGCGCGCCGCGTCGGCGCCGAGGCCGCGCCCCAGCTAGCGGAGATCTACGCCGCGTGGGCCGCGTCTTACACCTTCGCGCTCGTCCGCGGGGGGCGCGCCGAGGCCGCGCGCGCCAGTTGGCCGCGCCTCCTCGAGGCGCCGCGCTTTAGCTACCTCCTCGAAGACGCCTACTGCGTGCTCGAGCTGACCGAAGCGGAGGGCGAGCAGACGCTCACCGTCCACGACTACGCCTACCGCAGCCCGGCGGGTTACGACGCGCTCTGGCGCTTTATCGGGTCGTTTCACGGTCAGGTGCGCTGGGTGCGCGTGCAGCTCGCCGACGACGACCCCCTGCTGCTCGAGCTGCAACCCTACGGCACGGGCGCCCTGCCACCCCTGCAGGCGCGCCTCGTGGACGTGCCGCGGGCGCTCGCGGCGTTTTCGAGCCCGCACTCCACGCGCTTTGTCCTCCGCGTCGAGGACGCATTTTGTCCGTGGAACGCCCGCACCTTTGGCGTTGAGCTCGGCCCCGAGGTGGCGCTCACCCCGACCGCCGCCCTGCCCGACCTCACCCTCGACGTCGCGACGCTGGCGCAGCTCGTCTCCGGCGCGCTGAGCGCTTCGGCGGCGGCGCGGACGGGCGCCGTGCGGGGTGACCTGAGGGCGGCCCGCGCGCTCGCTGCGCTCGCGGGCGAGCACCGCCCCTTTATGCCCGTCGCCGACTTTTTCTAG
- a CDS encoding TIGR00282 family metallophosphoesterase — translation MRVLYIGDIFSTPGLRAAKAFLKRFGEDYDFVIANGENVAGGFGITRKHLHELLEAGVDVVTLGNHTWDAKDAFELLEETPRLIRPLNYPPGAPGLGYTTLEARTGERVTVVQVMGRIFLPALDCPFRALDALLTELPEASTVIVDLHAEATSEKRALGEFLAGRVAAALGTHTHVQTADELIKRGTAYLTDVGMTGVQDSAIGMRFDEVIYRFVTGLPKRYKPAEGPATVCAVALELAGGRAKSVARIQWAEPDGAA, via the coding sequence GTGCGCGTCCTCTACATCGGCGACATCTTTAGCACCCCGGGGTTGCGGGCCGCCAAAGCTTTCCTCAAGCGCTTCGGTGAGGACTACGACTTCGTCATCGCCAACGGTGAAAACGTCGCGGGCGGCTTCGGGATCACCCGCAAGCACCTCCACGAGCTTTTAGAGGCCGGGGTCGACGTGGTGACGCTCGGCAACCACACGTGGGACGCGAAAGACGCCTTTGAGCTGCTCGAAGAGACCCCCCGCCTCATCCGCCCCCTGAACTACCCCCCCGGGGCGCCGGGGCTCGGCTACACCACCCTCGAGGCGCGCACCGGCGAGCGGGTCACGGTCGTGCAGGTCATGGGCCGCATCTTCCTGCCGGCACTCGACTGCCCCTTTCGGGCCCTGGACGCGCTCTTGACCGAGCTGCCCGAGGCGAGCACGGTGATCGTCGACCTGCACGCCGAAGCGACCTCCGAAAAGCGCGCCCTGGGGGAGTTTCTCGCGGGGCGGGTGGCGGCGGCGCTCGGCACCCACACCCACGTGCAGACCGCCGACGAGCTGATTAAGCGCGGCACCGCCTACCTCACCGACGTGGGCATGACCGGGGTGCAGGACTCGGCCATTGGGATGCGCTTCGACGAGGTCATCTACCGCTTCGTGACGGGGCTCCCCAAACGCTACAAACCGGCCGAGGGGCCCGCTACGGTCTGCGCGGTGGCGCTCGAACTCGCCGGCGGCCGCGCCAAGAGCGTCGCGCGGATTCAGTGGGCGGAGCCGGACGGCGCCGCGTAG
- a CDS encoding diguanylate cyclase produces MPRRLWLSVVVPVALALLTSFAVYRMLLTHTRSLQQVSDTRVIESDLNALMRVVVDAETGERGFIITGNESFLTPYTTSTRDFGTVLSRLRRQLPEQGAVLSEIDALFESWRREVAEVAIRARRRTPVGLASSLDAASDAFSAARAVELRVRLTGDQTLLTRLTSFLDESERALTRAQELDHTGQRRAALQSAQAALERYRSQLGPDLGANAAARDETAPALRDALMALAREATATEAQIAQLIQTGAGKERIDRIRLLVDRTLGEAERRLERDLLLSDLSSRRAQTLALVGPLFAAFISFYATLQGQRRLKASVHQLAAVAKEVASGQLGKRLTLAPGDDLGGLAADFNRMAESLAERERQTTLLVELSSALQTCLTAEEAYRVSERYAASLFAGLSGTLYVLRASRNLMACVAHWGEPHEGGALPPEACWAFRRGRAQQTGRGRAEMPCAHLPTPAPAEALCLPLISQDETLGVLSLYTPSAHDARLGDHTVQRVASAVAEALALTLSNLKLRERLRQQSVRDPLTGLFNRRHLEEALELELHRAERRREPLSVVMFDVDHFKRFNDTYGHDAGDAVLRSVSALVTRHIRAGDLPCRFGGEEFLLVQPGLGAPHAWERAESLRAAVQALALEHAGRALGRVSISVGVATYPDHAASAEALVRAADEALYRAKRAGRNRTVLAALEGGAPPVAALPEART; encoded by the coding sequence TTGCCTAGACGCCTCTGGCTTAGCGTCGTCGTTCCCGTCGCCTTGGCGCTTTTGACCTCGTTCGCGGTCTACCGGATGCTCCTAACGCACACGCGCTCGCTGCAGCAAGTGTCGGACACGCGGGTGATCGAGAGCGACCTCAACGCCCTGATGCGCGTCGTCGTCGACGCCGAGACGGGCGAACGCGGTTTTATCATCACCGGCAACGAGTCGTTTTTGACGCCCTACACCACGAGCACGCGCGACTTCGGCACGGTGCTCTCCCGCCTGCGGCGGCAGCTGCCGGAGCAGGGGGCGGTGCTCAGCGAGATCGACGCGCTCTTCGAGAGCTGGCGCCGCGAGGTTGCCGAGGTCGCTATCCGCGCGCGGCGCCGCACGCCGGTCGGCTTGGCGAGCAGCTTAGACGCGGCCAGCGACGCCTTTTCGGCGGCGCGCGCCGTCGAGCTGCGCGTGCGCCTTACGGGTGACCAGACGCTCCTGACGCGCCTCACGAGCTTTCTCGACGAGTCGGAGCGCGCGCTTACGCGCGCGCAAGAGCTCGACCACACGGGGCAGCGCCGGGCCGCGCTGCAGAGCGCCCAAGCGGCGCTCGAGCGTTACCGGAGCCAGCTCGGTCCGGATCTTGGCGCCAACGCGGCCGCCCGCGACGAGACGGCGCCCGCGCTGCGCGACGCGCTGATGGCGCTCGCGCGCGAGGCGACGGCGACCGAAGCGCAGATCGCCCAACTCATCCAGACGGGCGCGGGCAAAGAGCGCATCGACCGGATTCGTCTGCTCGTCGACCGCACGCTCGGGGAGGCCGAACGCCGGCTCGAGCGCGACCTGTTGCTGAGCGACCTGAGCAGCCGGCGCGCCCAGACGCTCGCCCTTGTCGGGCCGCTGTTTGCCGCCTTTATCAGCTTCTACGCGACGCTCCAGGGGCAGCGCCGCCTCAAGGCGTCGGTACACCAACTCGCGGCCGTCGCCAAAGAGGTCGCGAGCGGCCAGCTCGGCAAACGCCTGACGCTCGCACCGGGGGACGACCTGGGCGGCCTAGCGGCCGACTTTAACCGCATGGCCGAGAGCCTCGCCGAGCGCGAGCGGCAGACGACCCTCCTCGTCGAACTTAGCAGCGCGCTGCAGACGTGTCTTACGGCCGAGGAGGCCTACCGCGTGAGCGAGCGCTACGCCGCTAGCTTGTTCGCCGGGCTCTCGGGCACCCTCTACGTGCTTCGCGCCTCGCGCAACCTGATGGCGTGCGTCGCGCACTGGGGCGAGCCTCACGAGGGGGGCGCGCTCCCCCCCGAGGCGTGTTGGGCCTTCCGGCGCGGCCGCGCGCAGCAGACGGGGCGGGGCCGCGCCGAGATGCCCTGCGCGCATCTACCGACGCCCGCTCCCGCCGAAGCGCTCTGCTTACCGCTTATTAGCCAAGACGAGACGCTCGGCGTCCTCTCGCTCTACACCCCCTCCGCGCACGACGCCCGCTTGGGGGATCACACCGTGCAGCGCGTCGCCAGCGCCGTCGCCGAGGCGCTCGCGCTCACGCTCTCTAACCTCAAGCTGCGCGAACGCCTCCGCCAACAGTCGGTGCGCGACCCGCTGACGGGCCTTTTCAACCGGCGGCACCTCGAGGAGGCTTTAGAGCTCGAGCTGCACCGCGCCGAGCGCCGCCGGGAACCCTTGAGCGTGGTGATGTTCGACGTCGACCACTTCAAGCGCTTTAACGACACCTACGGCCACGACGCCGGCGACGCCGTGCTGCGCAGCGTGAGCGCCCTCGTCACGCGCCACATCCGCGCGGGCGACCTGCCCTGCCGCTTCGGCGGGGAGGAGTTTCTGCTCGTGCAACCGGGGCTCGGCGCCCCGCACGCCTGGGAGCGCGCCGAGAGCCTGCGCGCAGCCGTGCAAGCGCTGGCGCTCGAGCACGCGGGGCGCGCCCTCGGGCGCGTCAGCATCTCGGTCGGCGTCGCCACCTATCCGGACCACGCCGCGAGCGCCGAGGCGCTCGTGCGGGCCGCCGACGAGGCGCTCTACCGCGCCAAACGCGCCGGCCGCAACCGCACCGTGCTCGCTGCTCTCGAGGGGGGGGCGCCACCCGTCGCCGCCCTCCCCGAAGCGCGCACCTAA
- a CDS encoding arsenate reductase family protein, with translation MNVQIFGTQKSQDTKKALRFFKERGLSPQFIDLSARKTAPGELKRFVERFGVRALINTQSRAYERSGLEYRRLDDAALLQYLLGEPALMVQPLVRSGSRLTLGWDDAFWREAVAAERGG, from the coding sequence GTGAACGTGCAGATTTTTGGAACGCAAAAGTCGCAGGACACGAAAAAAGCGCTGCGCTTTTTTAAAGAGCGGGGGCTGTCGCCGCAGTTTATCGACCTCAGTGCCAGAAAGACCGCCCCGGGGGAGCTTAAACGCTTCGTGGAGCGCTTCGGGGTGCGGGCGCTCATCAACACCCAGAGCCGCGCCTACGAGCGTTCGGGGCTCGAGTACCGGCGCCTGGATGACGCGGCGCTCTTGCAGTACCTGCTCGGTGAGCCCGCGCTCATGGTGCAGCCGCTGGTTCGCAGCGGCTCGCGCCTCACCCTCGGTTGGGACGACGCCTTCTGGCGCGAGGCGGTCGCGGCCGAACGGGGCGGCTAG
- a CDS encoding Lrp/AsnC family transcriptional regulator, which yields MFDSVDQQILRILREQGRASHARIAKAVGLSAPAVGERIRKLEQAGVITGYRAVLSPEALGLGICAFVSIAPQPRNPGANLVETLSTLPEIEELHAVAGPYGYIAKVRVTTPEALDAFLDRLWVLDGVERTETTMVLRTSVERPMYLPFNDEAPSA from the coding sequence ATGTTCGATTCGGTCGACCAACAGATCCTGCGCATCCTGCGCGAACAGGGGCGCGCGAGCCACGCGCGGATCGCCAAAGCGGTCGGGTTGTCCGCGCCCGCCGTGGGCGAACGCATCCGCAAGCTCGAGCAGGCCGGGGTGATCACCGGCTACCGCGCGGTGCTCAGCCCCGAAGCGTTGGGGCTCGGCATCTGCGCCTTCGTCTCCATCGCGCCGCAGCCGCGCAACCCCGGCGCCAACCTCGTCGAGACCCTGAGCACGCTCCCCGAGATCGAGGAGCTGCACGCGGTCGCCGGTCCGTACGGTTACATCGCCAAGGTGCGCGTCACCACCCCCGAGGCGCTCGACGCCTTTTTAGACCGGCTCTGGGTCCTCGACGGGGTCGAACGCACGGAGACCACGATGGTCCTGCGCACGAGCGTCGAGCGCCCCATGTACCTGCCTTTTAACGACGAGGCGCCGAGCGCGTGA
- the glp gene encoding gephyrin-like molybdotransferase Glp, giving the protein MSAPHPKGSFRSQISVREAIAVLQTHAPTLGAETVPLTAAADRVLAEDLASRVDHPSCDNSALDGYACRAADTLGASADAPVTLRLVGDVPAGSVFDGTVGPGEAVGIYTGAPLPRGADAIIGVEFTRALGGEVALTKPASGDDVRPRAQDLRAGEVYLKRGQKLSPAALGVAAAMGYAELPVVQKPKVGILATGDEVVEPGRPIREGQVYNANGYALAALVARAGGEAVLLPHVRDDLGALEAALGRLELDLLLTSGGVSMGRYDLVRDLLFERGRVHFWKVAMKPGGPALFGHYGELPVLGLPGNPVSSLVVFELLGRAWLQRALGSLSRLPYDARVTGVAETPFRGSGFKETFARATLTFENGGYRARSTGNQSSGVLRSLLVADALAVVPPHTDILAGERLELIML; this is encoded by the coding sequence ATGAGCGCACCGCACCCCAAGGGTTCGTTTCGCAGCCAGATCAGCGTGCGCGAGGCCATCGCCGTCTTGCAAACGCACGCCCCGACGCTGGGCGCCGAGACCGTGCCCCTCACTGCGGCGGCCGACAGGGTCCTCGCGGAGGACCTCGCCAGCCGCGTCGACCACCCGAGCTGCGACAACTCGGCCTTAGACGGCTACGCCTGCCGCGCGGCGGACACGCTGGGCGCGAGCGCGGACGCGCCGGTGACGCTCAGGCTCGTCGGCGACGTACCCGCGGGCAGCGTCTTCGACGGTACCGTCGGCCCCGGCGAGGCGGTCGGCATCTACACGGGCGCGCCGCTGCCTAGAGGCGCCGACGCGATCATCGGCGTGGAGTTTACCCGAGCGCTCGGCGGCGAGGTCGCCCTGACCAAACCCGCCAGCGGCGACGACGTCCGCCCCAGAGCGCAGGACCTCAGAGCGGGCGAGGTGTACTTAAAGCGCGGCCAAAAGCTCTCCCCGGCGGCGCTCGGGGTCGCCGCGGCGATGGGTTACGCCGAGCTGCCCGTGGTCCAAAAGCCCAAGGTCGGCATTCTCGCGACGGGCGATGAGGTCGTCGAACCGGGCCGGCCCATCCGCGAGGGGCAGGTCTACAACGCCAACGGCTACGCGCTCGCCGCCCTCGTCGCGCGCGCGGGCGGCGAGGCGGTGCTGCTGCCGCACGTCCGCGACGACCTCGGGGCGTTAGAGGCCGCGCTCGGCCGCCTCGAGCTCGACTTGCTGCTCACCTCCGGCGGCGTCTCGATGGGACGCTACGACCTCGTGCGCGACCTCCTCTTCGAGCGGGGCCGGGTGCACTTCTGGAAAGTCGCCATGAAACCGGGCGGCCCCGCCTTGTTCGGGCACTACGGCGAGCTGCCGGTCCTGGGGCTGCCGGGCAACCCGGTGTCGAGCCTCGTCGTCTTCGAGCTTTTGGGCCGCGCGTGGCTGCAGCGCGCCCTCGGCAGCCTCTCGCGGCTGCCCTACGACGCGCGCGTCACGGGGGTCGCCGAAACGCCCTTTAGGGGCTCTGGTTTCAAAGAGACCTTCGCCAGGGCGACGCTCACCTTTGAGAACGGGGGCTACCGCGCGCGCAGCACCGGCAACCAGAGTTCGGGGGTGCTGCGCTCGCTGCTCGTCGCCGACGCGCTCGCGGTGGTGCCGCCTCACACCGACATCCTTGCGGGGGAGCGGCTCGAGCTCATCATGCTCTAG